In Ptychodera flava strain L36383 chromosome 17, AS_Pfla_20210202, whole genome shotgun sequence, one genomic interval encodes:
- the LOC139115332 gene encoding alpha-tocopherol transfer protein-like has product MSDPKGYQSSLSHELLEKAKKELNEDPSKTEQKLHDLRQMFKKRPDIKFRTDDTFLLRYLRVRKFNVERAYKTLVHYYEVRDQFKELYADYTPSDVVQQLKDQIHWILRSRDKDGRRVFIVRPGNWDLEKYSITPCLKTAMMLMELICEEEETQINGVVVIADYSGMSMKHVKQLNPIVVRKLADTIQNALPLRLKAIHYVNQPKIFDIIFGLFKPFFSEKMLKRLHFHGDEYGTLHEHIPSSILPAEYGGALQNMTNQEWADKLFSQEDAIIENNKYGFPKSSEVLGAQKQGEDAAGGLVGSFKKLDI; this is encoded by the exons ATGAGCGACCCTAAGGGATACCAAAGTTCTCTTAGCCACGAGCTGCTAGAGAAGGCTAAAAAAGAGCTAAATGAAGACCCAAGCAAAACGGAACAAAAACTGCACGACTTGCGGCAAATGTTCAAAAAGCGACCAGACATAAAGTTTCGCACGGACGACACCTTTCTCTTGCGGTACCTCCGAGTTCGTAAATTCAACGTAGAGAGGGCCTACAAGACACTGGTGCACTACTACGAAGTGAGGGACCAATTCAAGGAGCTTTACGCTGACTACACTCCGTCCGACGTTGTTCAGCAACTGAAAGACCAGATTCACTGGATACTTCGGAGCAGGGACAAGGATGGGAGGCGGGTCTTTATTGTCAGGCCAG GGAACTGGGATCTCGAGAAGTACTCCATCACCCCGTGTTTGAAAACTGCTATGATGTTGATGGAACTCATTTGCGAGGAAGAAGAGACACAGATAAATGGAGTTGTGGTTATAGCCGACTACTCGGGAATGAGTATGAAACACGTCAAACAATTAAATCCCATCGTCGTCAGAAAATTGGCTGATACTATCCAG AACGCTCTACCACTACGCCTAAAAGCTATCCACTACGTCAATCAGCCGAAGATATTTGACATAATATTCGGTCTTTTTAAAccatttttcagtgaaaaaatgCTCAAAAGG CTTCATTTCCATGGTGACGAGTACGGGACACTCCACGAACACATACCATCATCCATCTTACCGGCGGAGTATGGTGGCgcacttcaaaacatgaccaacCAAGAGTGGGCAGACAAGCTGTTCTCCCAGGAAGACGCGATCattgaaaacaacaaatacgGCTTTCCGAAGTCGAGCGAAGTACTTGGGGCACAGAAACAAGGCGAAGACGCCGCCGGGGGCCTTGTTGGCTCGTTCAAGAAATTGGATATTTAG